One genomic region from Vicinamibacterales bacterium encodes:
- a CDS encoding sulfatase, producing the protein MTSVWMQTTVAMLLLGVVAPAWAQNDRPNILFIFSDDHAYQAISAYGSRINHTPNIDRIAREGLRFENAMVTNSICAPSRAVIQTGKYSHLNGVLDNGQVFDGSQQTFPKLLQQVGYQTAIVGKWHLKSEPTGFDYWEVLPGQGSYYNPDFRVPGGQRQHSGYVTDIITDLTLHWIEEERDPNRPFMMMSQHKAPHRGWMPGPEHLTLYDGITIPEPDTLFDDYANRASPARLQEMEIGRHTIDGHDLKLKPPRDTPEDDPDLRLWLAGYGRLDQQQRRIWDAVYEPKNAEFLEAGLEGRDLVRWKYQRYIKDYLRTIASVDDNVGRLLRYLDETGLAENTIVVYASDQGFYLGEHGWFDKRWMYEESLKTPLIMRWPGIIEAGTVNTNMVSNLDLPETLLHAAGIEIPSDMQGRSLLPLLQGEIPEDWRTSFYYHYYEKGIHNVAPHEGVRTERHKLIHYYETSEWELFDLVTDPNELRSVYDVPSYAETQTALLNELGRLKEELRVPVVP; encoded by the coding sequence ATGACAAGTGTGTGGATGCAAACCACCGTTGCGATGCTCCTGCTGGGTGTTGTTGCTCCGGCCTGGGCACAAAATGATCGGCCCAACATACTTTTTATCTTCAGCGATGACCACGCCTATCAAGCGATCAGTGCCTACGGATCCCGAATCAACCACACGCCGAACATCGATCGGATCGCGCGCGAGGGGCTGAGATTCGAAAATGCAATGGTCACAAACTCAATCTGTGCCCCAAGCAGAGCCGTGATCCAAACCGGAAAATACAGTCATTTGAACGGTGTTCTCGATAACGGTCAAGTGTTCGATGGGTCGCAGCAAACATTCCCCAAGCTACTTCAACAAGTCGGTTATCAAACGGCAATCGTCGGTAAGTGGCACCTCAAGAGTGAGCCGACAGGCTTTGACTATTGGGAGGTGTTGCCTGGTCAAGGGTCCTACTACAACCCTGATTTCCGCGTTCCGGGTGGTCAAAGACAGCACTCCGGGTATGTCACTGATATCATCACCGATTTGACACTTCACTGGATTGAGGAGGAGCGCGACCCCAATCGGCCATTCATGATGATGTCGCAGCACAAAGCCCCACACCGGGGCTGGATGCCAGGACCAGAGCACCTCACGCTTTACGACGGGATAACGATTCCCGAACCTGACACATTGTTCGATGATTACGCGAACCGAGCGAGCCCGGCGCGGTTACAAGAAATGGAGATCGGGCGCCATACGATCGATGGGCATGACTTGAAATTGAAGCCACCACGTGACACGCCTGAGGATGACCCGGACCTACGGCTGTGGCTTGCAGGGTACGGCCGCCTTGACCAGCAACAACGACGGATTTGGGACGCAGTCTACGAGCCAAAGAATGCCGAATTTCTTGAGGCCGGCCTAGAGGGGCGCGATTTGGTGCGTTGGAAGTACCAGCGGTACATCAAGGACTACCTACGAACAATCGCCTCAGTTGATGACAATGTGGGTCGACTCCTCCGCTACCTCGACGAAACCGGTTTGGCCGAAAATACAATCGTTGTCTATGCCTCGGACCAAGGGTTCTATCTCGGTGAGCATGGCTGGTTTGATAAACGGTGGATGTATGAGGAATCACTGAAGACGCCGCTCATCATGCGCTGGCCCGGAATTATCGAAGCTGGCACTGTCAACACCAACATGGTGTCGAATCTTGATTTACCAGAAACCCTCCTTCACGCTGCTGGTATCGAGATCCCTTCCGACATGCAGGGGCGGAGTTTATTGCCGCTCCTGCAGGGCGAGATACCAGAAGACTGGCGGACGAGCTTCTACTACCACTACTACGAGAAAGGCATCCACAATGTCGCGCCGCACGAGGGCGTTCGAACCGAGCGGCATAAGCTCATTCACTACTATGAAACCAGCGAATGGGAGCTGTTTGACCTTGTAACCGACCCGAACGAACTGCGGAGCGTCTATGATGTCCCTTCCTACGCAGAGACCCAGACTGCGCTGCTTAATGAACTGGGACGGCTTAAGGAAGAGCTGCGGGTCCCAGTTGTTCCGTAG